One region of Eupeodes corollae chromosome 1, idEupCoro1.1, whole genome shotgun sequence genomic DNA includes:
- the LOC129941523 gene encoding lysyl oxidase homolog 2B, producing the protein MFVQKINVVMLIGGLMVLWIAFCSATASHRTLEDARSERNRLVQKYIKTLKKEEGAIRLVGGPNEYEGNIEILHNNKWGSVCDDEWDNSEAQVVCRQLGFPGFKKFTHSGAYGPARRRFWMDNVICDGHEKELTDCRFDDWGQSDCESSEAAGVVCKAPLADKFGVNKQEPKEKIPKRRIHHSHRMDVRLKGGRTRSEGRIEVRINGGQWGSICSDGWSLLEANVVCRQLNLGYAEGAFQTDFFGGSNISKTILSGTECYGNESSLAHCLHHDHLNGFSHCHGSPNHVAAVTCNHLAPDLVFNYLELEQTAHLEDRPMFFLQCAMEENCVAAEAYEIQKSNPDWHLMTRRLLKFTASVLNAGNTDFRPSIPKHLWEWHMCHMHYHSMEVFAVFDIFDLSGKKVAQGHKASFCLEDNQCLPGAKPKYACANFGDQGISVNCSDIYRYNIDCQWVDISEMETGDYVMKISVNPEFKVSEMSFDNNAAVCKLTYTESYARVYDCHMTRP; encoded by the exons atgtttgttcaaaaaataaacgttGTAATGTTAATAGGAGGTTTAATGGTTCTTTGGATAGCGTTTTGTTCTGCCACTGCATCTCATAGGACATTGGAGGACGCTCGAAGTGAACGCAATCGATTGGTGCAAAAGTACATTAAGAcattgaagaaagaagaaggTGCGATTCGACTAGTTGGAGGCCCAAATGAATATGAGG gtaATATTGAAATTCTTCATAATAACAAATGGGGTTCGGTGTGTGACGACGAATGGGACAATTCGGAGGCACAAGTTGTTTGTCGACAACTCGGATTCCCTGGATTCAAAAAATTCACCCACAGTGGAGCATATGGACCAGCAAGAC GTCGTTTTTGGATGGACAATGTCATCTGTGATGGACATGAAAAGGAACTAACTGATTGTCGCTTCGACGATTGGGGTCAAAGTGACTGTGAATCCTCGGAAGCGGCAGGTGTTGTTTGTAAAGCTCCTCTTGCAGACAAATTCGGGGTAAACAAACAGGaacctaaagaaaaaataccaaaacGTCGGATCCACCATTCACATCGAATGGACGTCCGGCTGAAGGGTGGACGAACCAGAAGTGAAGGACGAATTGAAGTTCGAATCAACGGGGGTCAATGGGGAAGTATTTGCTCAGACGGTTGGTCCTTGTTAGAAGCAAATGTTGTGTGTCGGCAATTGAATCTGGGCTATGCGGAAGGAGCCTTCCAGACCGACTTCTTCGGTGGATCGAATATCTCAAAGACCATTCTCAGTGGAACAGAGTGCTATGGCAATGAGTCTTCCTTGGCTCATTGCTTACATCATGATCATTTGAATGGATTCAGTCACTGCCATGGATCCCCGAATCATGTAGCAGCGGTTACATGCAATCACCTAGCTCCGGATTTGGTTTTCAATTACCTTGAATTGGAGCAAACGGCTCATTTAGAAGATCGACCAATGTTCTTCCTGCAATGTGCCATGGAGGAGAACTGTGTAGCCGCAGAGGCGTATGAAATCCAGAAGTCCAATCCTGATTGGCATTTGATGACTCGAAGGTTGCTAAAGTTCACTGCAAGTGTGTTGAATGCAGGAAACACCGATTTCAGACCATCCATTCCGAAACACCTGTGGGAGTGGCACATGTGTCATAT GCACTACCACAGCATGGAAGTATTTgctgtttttgacatatttgaTCTGAGTGGTAAGAAGGTGGCTCAAGGCCATAAGGCTTCATTCTGTTTGGAGGACAATCAATGCCTGCCAGGAGCAAAACCAAAATATGCATGTGCCAACTTTGGAGATCAAG GAATCTCTGTTAACTGTTCGGATATTTATCGTTACAACATCGACTGCCAATGGGTGGATATAAGTGAAATGGAAACTGGGGATTATGTCATGAAGATTTCGGTGAATCCTGAATTCAAGGTTTCCGAAATGTCTTTCGATAATAATGCTGCTGTATGCAAATTAACTTACACTGAATCGTATGCAAGGGTTTACGATTGTCACATGACACGACCTTAA